The Malus domestica chromosome 10, GDT2T_hap1 genome contains a region encoding:
- the LOC103411531 gene encoding stemmadenine O-acetyltransferase-like: MMNVEVEVISTEIIKPSSPTPNHLRRYQFSFLDQITPPIYTSLVLFYEFNGETPPPTVADISKHLKKSLSEVLTLFYPLAGRVKIDNHFADCNDEGIPYFEAQVTNCRLCDFQQSPMSGELHKLTPFELRDHDNSEFALGVQLNIFECGGFAIGLCISHKLADGLSMVMFANTWAAITRGENETKIERPKFVSATLFPPANDVTGYGMFGDIPTNKVTKRFVFNAPTIEDLREKYTGLAEGDREKRPSRVEAVSTFIWRRFAEATKVDYSIDENRFHGAVYTVNMRSRMDPPLPRCSFGNFYQIFLTTPVISSSGVDDHESCHDMVKQVREEASKIDKDHVKRLQKGEHRSYINRFLQKFARQGTLVPLSYSSLCRFPLYDIDFGWGRPTWVAVPPLPYMNLICLADTKEAGGIEAYVSLPDDAMTKFESDAFIQRRMSMSWVGSAGSNITGHRACGPDSNQAENFSTRILPNFPVILVFLTLLLHGNSQVYRKPDITYCISRKKGPSYKIVVEPESHM, encoded by the exons ATGATGAACGTTGAAGTAGAAGTAATCTCCACGGAGATTATCAAACCATCTTCTCCAACCCCAAACCATCTTCGTCGTTACCAGTTCTCCTTTCTTGATCAAATAACTCCTCCAATTTATACCTCTTTGGTCCTCTTCTATGAATTCAATGGTGAGACGCCACCCCCCACCGTGGCTGATATATCCAAACACCTAAAGAAGTCCTTATCTGAGGTGTTAACCCTTTTCTACCCACTAGCCGGGCGAGTCAAAATCGACAACCATTTTGCAGACTGCAACGACGAGGGTATACCCTACTTTGAGGCTCAAGTAACCAACTGCCGACTTTGTGATTTTCAACAAAGTCCAATGTCTGGTGAACTCCACAAACTCACCCCGTTTGAACTACGTGATCATGACAATAGTGAGTTTGCCTTAGGCGTCCAGCTCAATATCTTTGAATGTGGAGGATTTGCCATTGGTCTATGCATTTCCCACAAGTTGGCAGATGGGTTATCTATGGTCATGTTCGCCAATACTTGGGCTGCCATAACCCGTGGAGAAAATGAAACCAAAATAGAGCGTCCAAAGTTTGTTTCCGCCACACTCTTCCCACCCGCCAATGATGTCACTGGCTATGGTATGTTCGGTGATATCCCAACGAATAAAGTAACAAAGAGGTTTGTGTTCAATGCCCCTACCATAGAAGATCTCAGAGAAAAATATACAGGCTTAGCGGAAGGTGATCGCGAAAAACGTCCTTCGCGTGTTGAAGCCGTATCCACTTTCATATGGAGGCGATTTGCAGAAGCTACCAAGGTTGATTATTCTATTGATGAGAATAGGTTTCATGGGGCTGTCTATACTGTGAACATGCGTTCCAGAATGGATCCACCATTGCCACGCTGTtcatttggaaatttttatcaaattttcctTACAACCCCCGTCATCAGCAGCAGCGGAGTCGATGATCACGAATCTTGTCATGACATGGTAAAGCAGGTACGAGAAGAAGCAAGCAAGATTGACAAGGACCATGTGAAAAGGCTACAAAAGGGTGAGCACCGGAGTTACATCAACCGATTTCTTCAAAAGTTTGCCAGACAAGGAACGCTTGTTCCGTTGTCCTACAGTAGTCTGTGCAGATTTCCTCTCTATGATATTGATTTCGGTTGGGGGAGACCTACATGGGTGGCCGTACCGCCGCTGCCCTATATGAACCTAATATGTTTAGCTGACACGAAAGAGGCTGGCGGAATAGAGGCATACGTTAGCCTCCCAGATGATGCCATGACAAAATTCGAAAGTGATGCCTTCATCCAAAGACGGATGAGCATGAGTTGGGTTGGTTCTGCAGGATCAAACATAACAGGCCACCGGGCTTGCGGGCCAGACTCTAATCAAGCTGAAAATTTTAGCACCCGAATCCTACCAAA cttCCCAGTCATCCTTGTTTTCTTGACACTTCTTTTGCATGGAAATAGTCAAGTTTATAGGAAACCAGACATCACGTACTGCATTTCCCGCAAAAAAGGGCCTTCGTACAAGATAGTGGTGGAGCCAGAAAGCCATATGTAG